A region of Panicum virgatum strain AP13 chromosome 8N, P.virgatum_v5, whole genome shotgun sequence DNA encodes the following proteins:
- the LOC120684322 gene encoding leucine-rich repeat receptor protein kinase MSL1-like: MDGPVLALVVVAGASVAVAVPCLLLAFLCRRSRNSLKPLIHQRSRSSPSGPALPVSAPDASSSWSFYGADADACLEKLSLADLAAATGGFSPDNIIGDGSFGFVYRAVLPSGAAVAVKRLSGDGAAGAGNREFRAELEVLGSLSHPNLARLLGYCAAGRDRILVYELLERGSLDAWLHGGADEDGQALPWPARLRVARGAAAALAFLHHGRRPPVLHRDVKSSNVLLGEGFEAKLADFGLARIVRGSPAKSHVSTQAAGTAGYVAPEIWAGVGATAKADVYSFGVLVIEIVTGHRPSWPVKAKIGEKEVDMVDWAREKIGAGQASEILDRRMGIGEQGKEMDEAKGLLEIAWQCTDSCQKNRPTMEEVVAMLNKI, from the exons ATGGACGGCCCCGTGCTCGCGctggtcgtcgtcgccggcgcctccgtcgccgtcgcggtgccctgcctcctcctcgccttcctttgccgccgcagccgcaacAGCCTCAAGCCGCTGATCCACCAGCGCAGCCGCTCGTCCCCCTCGGGCCCGGCGCTCCCGGTCTCCGCGCCGGACGCCTCGTCGTCGTGGTCCTTCTACGGCGCCGACGCGGACGCCTGCCTCGAGAAGCTCTCcctcgccgacctcgccgccgccacgggcggGTTCTCCCCGGACAACATCATCGGTGACGGGAGCTTCGGGTTCGTCTACCGCGCCGTGCTCCCCAGCGGCGCCGCGGTCGCCGTCAAGCGcctctccggcgacggcgccgcgggcgccggcaaCCGCGAGTTCCGCGCCGAGCTGGAGGTGCTCGGCAGCCTCAGCCACCCCAACCTCGCGCGCCTGCTCGGGtactgcgccgccggccgcgaccGCATCCTCGTCTACGAGCTCCTCGAGCGCGGCAGCCTCGACGCgtggctccacggcggcgccgacgaggacggccaggcgctaccctggcccgcgcgcctccgcgtagcgcgcggcgccgcggccgcgctcgcgTTCCTGCACCACGGCCGGCGCCCGCCCGTGCTCCACCGCGACGTCAAGTCCAGCAACGTCCTCCTCGGCGAGGGGTTCGAGGCCAAGCTCGCCGACTTTGGCCTCGCCAGGATCGTCAGAGGAAGCCCCGCCAAGTCGCACGTCAGCACCCaagccgccggcaccgccgg GTATGTGGCGCCGGAGATATGGGCCGGTGTGGGTGCCACGGCGAAGGCGGATGTGTATAGCTTCGGCGTGCTGGTAATTGAAATAGTAACAGGTCACCGGCCAAGCTGGCCGGTGAAGGCGAAAATCGGGGAGAAGGAAGTTGACATGGTGGATTGGGCAAGGGAGAAGATAGGTGCCGGCCAAGCCTCGGAGATCTTGGATCGGCGGATGGGCATAGGAGAGCAAGGGAAGGAGATGGACGAGGCGAAAGGGCTCCTGGAGATCGCGTGGCAGTGTACGGATTCTTGCCAGAAGAATCGGCCGAcaatggaggaggtggtggccaTGTTGAACAAGATCTGA